Proteins encoded within one genomic window of Solibaculum mannosilyticum:
- a CDS encoding diaminopimelate dehydrogenase has protein sequence MSIRIGIMGYGNLGRGVECAIRNSEDAELVAVFTRRDPKMVDILTPNVPVYSVDQAISKKDDIDVLILCGGSATDLPVQTPKFAEYFNVVDSFDTHAKIPEHFANVDAAAKKGGKVGVISVGWDPGMFSLNRLYANAVLPKGQDYTFWGKGVSQGHSDAIRRIDGVKDARQYTIPVESALEAVRSGETPELTTRQKHTRECFVVAEEGADLERIEREIKTMPNYFADYDTTVHFITEEEMKRDHSTLPHGGFVIRSGKTGWDLEHTHIIEYSLKLDSNPEFTSSVILAYARAAYRLNQEGQSGCKTAFDIAPAYLSAQSGEELRAHLL, from the coding sequence ATGAGCATTCGCATTGGTATTATGGGCTACGGCAACTTAGGCCGGGGCGTGGAATGCGCCATTCGCAACAGCGAGGACGCAGAACTTGTGGCGGTCTTTACCCGCCGCGATCCTAAGATGGTGGACATCCTTACGCCAAACGTACCGGTTTACTCCGTGGATCAAGCTATCTCTAAAAAGGATGATATCGACGTATTGATCCTGTGCGGCGGCAGCGCTACCGATCTGCCGGTTCAGACCCCGAAATTTGCCGAGTATTTTAACGTAGTGGATAGTTTCGACACCCACGCCAAAATCCCCGAGCATTTTGCAAACGTGGATGCCGCTGCAAAAAAAGGCGGTAAAGTAGGCGTTATCTCGGTGGGATGGGATCCCGGCATGTTCTCCCTCAACCGCCTGTACGCCAATGCAGTCCTGCCCAAGGGTCAGGATTATACCTTCTGGGGCAAAGGCGTCAGCCAGGGGCATTCCGATGCCATCCGCCGCATCGACGGCGTCAAAGATGCCCGGCAGTACACCATTCCCGTGGAGAGTGCCCTGGAGGCCGTGCGCAGCGGGGAGACACCGGAACTGACCACCCGCCAAAAACATACCCGCGAGTGCTTTGTAGTGGCCGAGGAGGGCGCTGATCTGGAGCGTATCGAACGGGAGATCAAGACCATGCCCAACTATTTTGCTGATTACGATACCACCGTCCATTTTATCACCGAAGAGGAAATGAAACGGGATCACAGCACACTGCCTCACGGAGGATTCGTCATCCGCAGCGGCAAGACTGGCTGGGATCTGGAACATACCCATATTATTGAATACAGCCTCAAGCTGGATTCCAATCCGGAATTTACGTCTTCGGTGATTCTGGCCTATGCCCGTGCAGCTTACCGCCTCAACCAGGAAGGCCAGAGCGGATGCAAGACGGCATTCGACATTGCGCCCGCTTATTTGAGCGCTCAGAGCGGTGAAGAGTTGCGCGCCCATCTCCTGTAG
- a CDS encoding TM1266 family iron-only hydrogenase system putative regulator, whose product MAKRIALVGIIVEDSAAAERINSILHDYGENIIGRMGLPYRQRGVHVISVVMDAENDVISSMAGKIGKIPGVSVKTVYQKETPSA is encoded by the coding sequence ATGGCAAAACGGATCGCCCTAGTGGGCATCATCGTGGAGGACAGTGCGGCTGCCGAACGCATCAACAGCATCCTCCATGACTATGGAGAAAACATCATCGGCCGCATGGGGCTGCCCTATCGACAGAGGGGTGTGCATGTCATCAGCGTGGTAATGGACGCGGAAAATGATGTCATCAGCTCTATGGCGGGCAAGATTGGCAAAATCCCAGGCGTCAGTGTAAAGACGGTGTATCAGAAGGAAACACCAAGTGCCTGA
- the hydG gene encoding [FeFe] hydrogenase H-cluster radical SAM maturase HydG — MYDKHSMKATEFIDDGEILDTIAWAEENKDNLELINRIIDKTDDLKGLDHREAALLLCSDNPEALQRIFDQATKIKQAFYGNRIVMMAPLYLSNYCVNGCTYCPYHHQNSTIVRKKLTQDEIRREVIALQDMGHKRLALETGEDPVNCPIDYVLESIQTIYSIKHKNGAIRRVNVNIAATTVENYRKLKDVGIGTYVLFQETYNKEQYELLHPTGPKHNYNYHTEAMDRAMEGGIDDVGCGVLFGLNLYKYDFVGLLMHAEHLEAVHGVGPHTISVPRLRDADDVDASEFKNGISDELFQKIVAILRIAVPYTGIIVSSRESPKTREMVLKYGVSQISGGSRTTVGGYTVTREEAENSAQFEVSDVRTLDEVVNWLLRTGHIPSFCTACYREGRTGDRFMTLVKSGQIRNCCLPNALMTLKEYAEDYASPDTYRLAIDMIKKEAEDIPNQKVRSKVYEHLNDIDGGMRDFRF; from the coding sequence ATGTACGACAAACATTCCATGAAAGCCACCGAGTTCATCGACGATGGTGAAATTCTAGATACCATCGCCTGGGCGGAGGAAAACAAAGATAATTTAGAGCTCATCAACCGCATCATCGACAAGACCGATGATCTCAAGGGCCTGGACCATCGGGAGGCGGCGCTTCTTTTATGCAGCGACAATCCGGAAGCACTGCAGCGTATCTTTGACCAGGCTACCAAAATCAAGCAGGCCTTTTACGGCAACCGTATCGTTATGATGGCGCCGCTGTATCTCTCCAACTACTGCGTCAACGGCTGTACCTATTGCCCCTATCACCATCAAAACAGTACCATTGTCCGCAAGAAGCTGACCCAGGATGAAATCCGCAGGGAGGTTATCGCCCTTCAGGATATGGGCCACAAACGTCTGGCTCTGGAGACCGGTGAAGATCCGGTCAACTGCCCCATTGATTATGTATTGGAAAGCATCCAGACCATTTATTCCATCAAACATAAGAACGGCGCGATCCGCCGCGTCAATGTCAACATCGCCGCTACAACGGTGGAAAACTACCGGAAGCTTAAGGATGTGGGCATCGGCACCTATGTGCTGTTCCAGGAGACCTACAATAAAGAACAGTATGAACTGCTGCATCCCACAGGCCCCAAGCACAATTATAATTACCACACCGAGGCCATGGACCGGGCTATGGAAGGCGGAATCGACGATGTGGGCTGTGGCGTGCTGTTTGGATTGAATTTGTACAAATATGACTTTGTGGGCCTTTTGATGCATGCTGAACATCTGGAAGCTGTCCATGGAGTAGGCCCCCACACCATCAGCGTACCCCGTCTGCGGGACGCCGACGATGTGGACGCTTCGGAGTTTAAAAACGGAATTTCCGACGAACTGTTCCAGAAAATCGTGGCTATCTTGCGTATCGCCGTGCCTTATACCGGCATCATCGTCTCCAGCCGGGAATCCCCGAAGACCAGGGAAATGGTGCTCAAATACGGCGTCTCCCAGATCAGCGGCGGATCCCGTACCACGGTAGGGGGTTATACCGTCACCCGGGAGGAGGCGGAAAATTCCGCCCAGTTTGAAGTCAGCGACGTACGTACTCTGGATGAAGTGGTCAATTGGCTGCTGCGCACCGGTCATATCCCGAGCTTCTGCACCGCCTGCTACCGGGAAGGACGTACCGGCGACCGGTTTATGACGCTGGTCAAATCCGGCCAGATCCGGAATTGCTGCCTGCCCAATGCCCTCATGACCCTTAAGGAATACGCCGAAGACTACGCAAGCCCGGATACCTATCGCCTGGCCATCGACATGATCAAGAAGGAAGCTGAAGACATCCCCAACCAAAAGGTGAGGAGCAAAGTGTATGAGCATCTCAACGATATCGACGGCGGTATGCGGGATTTCCGTTTCTGA
- a CDS encoding sodium-dependent transporter, which produces MKKEKSGLSAGRWTGSAGFVMASAGAAVGMGNLWRFPTMVGQNGGGAFVAVYLICVCAIGIPMLIAEIAVGRHGKKNAFQSYRSVNKKWGGVGILAIFTSLVGLSYYTVLGGWILRYILQSFQGLGGDSAEFFGTFTASAPQQILFYIVYMAITLLIVMKGVARGIEKACKVMMPLLFVFLVFLAIRSCTLPGASAGIEFFLKPDFSKLTPQAWIMALGQVFFSLSIGAGAGTTYGSYLSKKENIAKDAVIIAGFDTLAALLAGLAILPAVFSVGQNPEMGPSLIFVVLPQVFGSLPGGQIFAILFFLLVLFASVTTTIAFLEVVVAFAQQSLKMSRKKASLVCAGLATLLGIPSALSFGVWEHVKVFGKTFFELADYCVSNLFLPVSAILTCIFIGWVWKSKNAVHEITNEGSIKMRLAKPWAYWVQFALPILILLILLTSIGLF; this is translated from the coding sequence GTGAAGAAAGAGAAGTCCGGTCTGTCGGCCGGACGATGGACCGGCAGTGCTGGATTTGTCATGGCGTCGGCCGGCGCGGCAGTTGGCATGGGGAACCTCTGGCGCTTTCCCACGATGGTGGGACAAAATGGAGGCGGCGCCTTTGTGGCGGTGTATCTCATCTGCGTCTGTGCGATCGGAATCCCCATGCTGATCGCAGAGATCGCTGTAGGACGGCACGGCAAAAAGAATGCCTTTCAAAGTTACCGCAGTGTCAATAAGAAGTGGGGCGGTGTAGGCATTTTGGCCATCTTTACAAGCCTGGTGGGACTGTCTTATTATACAGTGCTGGGCGGATGGATCCTGCGGTATATCCTCCAGTCCTTTCAAGGGCTGGGTGGAGACTCGGCGGAATTCTTCGGGACCTTTACCGCTTCAGCCCCGCAGCAGATTTTGTTTTACATCGTCTATATGGCCATCACCCTGCTGATTGTCATGAAGGGGGTGGCACGGGGGATCGAAAAGGCCTGTAAGGTTATGATGCCTCTGCTGTTTGTATTTCTGGTATTTCTGGCCATCCGGTCGTGTACGTTGCCGGGAGCATCGGCCGGCATCGAGTTTTTCCTCAAGCCGGATTTCTCCAAACTGACGCCACAGGCATGGATCATGGCGCTTGGACAGGTATTTTTCTCCCTGTCCATCGGCGCAGGGGCCGGTACGACCTATGGATCCTATCTCTCCAAGAAGGAGAACATCGCCAAAGACGCCGTCATTATCGCAGGATTTGACACTTTGGCTGCCCTTCTGGCCGGACTGGCCATTTTACCAGCGGTGTTCTCAGTAGGGCAAAACCCTGAGATGGGCCCCAGTCTGATTTTCGTTGTGTTGCCCCAGGTGTTCGGAAGCCTGCCGGGAGGACAAATTTTTGCCATTCTGTTCTTCCTGTTGGTTCTGTTTGCCTCGGTGACCACCACCATCGCCTTTTTGGAGGTAGTGGTAGCGTTTGCCCAGCAATCCCTTAAGATGTCCAGGAAAAAGGCAAGCCTTGTATGTGCGGGACTTGCTACTCTGTTGGGGATCCCTTCGGCCCTCAGCTTTGGGGTATGGGAACACGTCAAGGTATTTGGCAAGACATTCTTTGAGCTGGCCGATTACTGTGTCTCCAATTTGTTTTTGCCCGTATCTGCGATTTTGACCTGCATCTTCATCGGATGGGTATGGAAAAGCAAAAATGCAGTGCATGAAATTACAAACGAAGGCAGCATCAAAATGAGGCTTGCAAAACCATGGGCCTATTGGGTTCAGTTTGCCTTGCCCATACTGATCCTATTGATTCTGCTGACTTCTATTGGATTGTTTTAG
- a CDS encoding cation:proton antiporter, whose protein sequence is MEGYQFLFDLALILLSTKLLGLLTKKFQMPQVVGALLAGLVLGPALLGLIKETDFIHSTAEIGVIVLMFCAGMETDVKELKKSGKASFVIALIGVIVPLIGGFGVAYFFNQPGVIESDASGSILLQNIFIGIILTATSVSISVETLKELGKLKTRSGNAILGAAIIDDILGIIGLTVITSMADTSVNIWIVLLRIVGFFAFAAVVGFLVYQGYKKWGTGSPKGMHRYVIIAFAFCLLMSYISEVAFGVADITGAFAAGLIVSFTQKTQYLASKFDVLSYAYLSPIFFASIGLQVELPSMSLMVVLFSVVLVIVAILTKVIGCGLGAKMCGYQNYQCKRIGVGMISRGEVALIVASKGAAIGLLGSNFLGPVVLVVIITTIITPILLKIVFKKVPDQAIPADTSFAGNYEQLNKLRAGSELQDYLKREAEEKENGNK, encoded by the coding sequence ATGGAAGGTTATCAGTTTCTATTTGATCTGGCGCTCATTCTGCTGAGCACCAAATTACTGGGTCTGTTGACCAAGAAGTTCCAGATGCCCCAGGTGGTGGGTGCACTGCTGGCGGGCCTCGTTCTTGGCCCGGCGCTCCTGGGTCTCATCAAGGAAACCGACTTTATTCACAGCACTGCTGAAATAGGCGTTATTGTTCTGATGTTCTGCGCCGGTATGGAAACCGACGTCAAGGAACTCAAAAAGAGCGGTAAAGCATCCTTTGTCATCGCTCTGATCGGCGTTATTGTACCGCTGATCGGCGGATTCGGCGTGGCGTATTTCTTCAACCAGCCCGGCGTCATTGAATCGGATGCCTCGGGCAGTATCCTGCTCCAGAATATCTTCATCGGCATTATTCTCACGGCTACTTCGGTGAGCATCTCGGTTGAAACCTTAAAGGAATTGGGCAAGCTCAAAACCCGTTCGGGCAACGCCATCTTAGGGGCCGCCATCATCGACGATATTTTAGGTATCATCGGACTTACTGTTATCACCAGTATGGCGGATACCTCGGTCAACATCTGGATCGTGCTGCTGAGAATCGTAGGGTTTTTCGCCTTTGCGGCCGTGGTTGGATTCCTGGTGTATCAGGGATACAAAAAATGGGGTACCGGTTCCCCCAAGGGCATGCATCGTTATGTGATCATTGCATTTGCCTTCTGCCTTTTGATGTCCTATATCTCCGAGGTAGCTTTCGGCGTGGCGGATATTACAGGCGCTTTCGCCGCTGGCTTGATTGTATCCTTTACGCAGAAGACACAGTATCTGGCTTCTAAATTTGACGTTTTGTCTTACGCCTATCTTTCCCCCATCTTCTTTGCCAGTATCGGCTTGCAGGTGGAGTTGCCGTCCATGAGCCTGATGGTCGTGTTGTTCTCGGTGGTACTGGTTATTGTAGCCATCCTTACCAAGGTGATTGGCTGCGGATTGGGTGCAAAAATGTGCGGCTATCAAAATTACCAGTGTAAACGGATTGGCGTAGGTATGATCTCCCGCGGCGAGGTAGCACTTATTGTGGCCAGCAAGGGTGCCGCTATTGGACTGTTGGGATCCAACTTCCTGGGACCGGTGGTATTGGTGGTAATTATTACGACGATTATTACACCTATTCTTCTGAAGATCGTCTTTAAGAAGGTACCGGATCAGGCTATCCCCGCCGATACCAGTTTTGCCGGCAACTACGAGCAGCTCAATAAACTGCGCGCCGGATCTGAACTTCAGGATTACTTAAAACGAGAGGCCGAAGAAAAAGAGAACGGAAATAAGTAG
- a CDS encoding sulfite exporter TauE/SafE family protein translates to MNMIWGSIAAFLSGMAGSMGLGGGSVFLLYLTLFAGVEQLAAQGINLVFFLPIAALSLILYARKKLVDWKTALPIALVGFIGAVGGTLLANVLGGDMLRKVLAVGLFLLGIRELFHREKKEEQPANSEENKTSSPQDRP, encoded by the coding sequence ATGAACATGATATGGGGTTCCATCGCCGCCTTCCTCTCCGGAATGGCAGGTTCCATGGGGCTCGGTGGGGGAAGCGTCTTTCTGTTGTACCTCACCCTGTTCGCCGGAGTGGAACAGTTAGCCGCCCAAGGCATCAATTTAGTGTTTTTTCTGCCCATCGCCGCCTTATCCCTGATCCTCTACGCCCGTAAGAAACTCGTAGACTGGAAAACTGCGCTGCCCATCGCTTTGGTGGGATTCATAGGCGCAGTGGGAGGCACCCTTCTTGCTAATGTCTTAGGCGGGGATATGCTTCGCAAAGTGCTGGCAGTAGGGTTATTCCTATTGGGGATCCGGGAACTTTTCCATCGGGAGAAAAAAGAAGAACAGCCTGCAAACTCGGAAGAAAATAAGACTTCTTCTCCTCAGGATCGGCCGTAG
- a CDS encoding sulfite exporter TauE/SafE family protein: protein MPKEAPKKKKIWSWIGGLGVGLINGLLGAGGGMLAVPLLNASGLPTHKAHATSLAIIFPLSVLSAGLYLFQDRMSLGDALPYLPLGIVGALVGTWVLPRIQAKWLRRIFGVFLLWAAWRLMFQ from the coding sequence ATGCCAAAAGAGGCGCCAAAAAAGAAAAAAATCTGGAGCTGGATCGGCGGATTGGGGGTCGGACTCATCAATGGTCTGTTGGGAGCTGGCGGGGGAATGTTGGCAGTTCCTTTATTAAACGCCAGTGGATTGCCCACTCATAAAGCTCATGCCACCTCCTTGGCCATCATTTTCCCTTTGAGTGTACTCAGCGCCGGTCTTTACCTCTTTCAGGATCGTATGTCGCTAGGGGATGCCCTTCCTTATCTCCCTCTGGGTATTGTCGGGGCTTTGGTCGGCACATGGGTTCTTCCCCGCATCCAGGCAAAATGGCTCAGGCGGATCTTCGGCGTCTTTCTACTCTGGGCGGCATGGAGGTTGATGTTTCAATGA